AAAACAAAAGGTGGAGGCATTGCCAGCAGTGCGGGGGAATGATTGAGCTCACTCATGGTTGCTCCCACATGACATGCTGGTATAAAACTTGTTTCATTATTTTACATTCGAGATGAAGCATAATTCATTTTTGCATCATATATCGAGGAAAGATAATTCTCAAACCTTTTGTTTTGGGAACAATTTAACAACATCTATCAAGTTGTTCTGAGGGTTGTATTTAGTTTCCTTTGTTAGATCTTTACTGACATCCCGATGTGGAAAATATTATCTTAGATAGAATTGAATTTTCACGATCATCTTATGTCTCTTGACCGCCTGGAAGGAGAACCCCTGACCTATGTTTCCTTGATTAGGAAAGACACTTTCAGTGCTGAAACTAGGTATTATCAATAGAATTCAGTAATAAAGTATGAGATCTCGCGGGGCATAGTGAAGGGTTCTTGAATTGTTATGGGTTTAACCATTAGCTGGTTGAAAGAGTTTGATGCCCATTTAGATTCAAATCTTTCTCTGATTGAATCTTATCCCATCTAAACGTCCCTATGATGATTTCTTCTTCAGAGCTATTCAAGGATTCAGGAACTTTAAAACTGGGATTGAAAGTATGGTACaagttaaaaaaatttcaagcatGCACACAATTTTATCCCCAACAATATACGTCTATCTAGATTGGATATACATGGAGTCATACTTCACCAAAATGATAAATACCATCTGTGATTCATGTCATGTTGGTTATTTATTTTGACTTTCTTGTGTTGTACGTTGTCTTGAGCTTCATGACATATGCGGTCAGTAATAGCATTACAAAATGATAACATTAACCTGCAGAAGGGTTAAGCGGATGTAGAACCCAAATCATGCCCATGGATATAATTTATCACCTCAAAGCTCAATACACTTACCCCTTGTTTCTTGCTACAGGTGTGGTCATGAGTTCTGCTTTTCTTGTGGTGCGGAATATCGGGATGGCCAACAGACGTGTCTGTGTGCATTATGGGATGAAGATTACTCCGACGAATTGGCAACTTATCAAACTCAACACTTTGAACAATGGGCTTGGGATTCATTCGAATCACTTCCCATGACGATGGATGCATATTCAGAGCAAGAAAGATCACAACTGGCACTTATCCATAGGTTTCTCGCTGGAGGTTTCAGTTTGACCGATCACCAACCTTCCCATTCCCCACCTCGATGTACAGATTCTTACGTCGATGCCATGAAGGATCTGAATCAACTGCCTTGGCTCGAAAGATTCGTGTCTGTTATTAATGATAATTACTATGAAGACCTTATCCAATGAATTGTGGCCAGCTTGGAAAGTTCATTATTAGCCTTCTCGAAAGGCCATTAGCGTTGGAGGTAGAGTACCTCACTCTCACACTCCTCTTTTAGCAAACAgagttttcttcttctttataTAGTTTTCATGTTATATCCAGTGCTCATAAGTCATAGCCTATGAGCTTGAATTACTTTGTTGTTGGATTAATTTCCATCCACTATCAGCATCTTCCTTATTGAGGAAGAGAGGAAAGAAATCAAAGGTAAACAAGATGAAAACATTTTCTTGACCAATTTAAGGTACCAAAATTTGGATTCTATCTCTGTAATATGCGCTATATTCTGTTTTATACATTCTAGTTAGTGTTATTTATACTCTAAAAATAatcaacaatttaaaatataaaatttagatTGATCACCCGGACTGCAATAcagtaattttcaaaaataacagttcaattttttatatttaaaaatgtaATACCAAATACCAAAAAATTAGCTCTTGTAATCTTTATGTTTTATCTGTAGATATTACAGTCTACAGGTGTAAAAACAAAATGGTCAAATAAGAATTAATATGGACTGAGTGAAGGTGTAACCATTCcatatattaatgatttttttttaaatgataaatatGGAGGTGTAATCAATCCAgagatttaatgattttttaaatgatgGATTTTTGTAGATTCGACATATTTTTACTGAGTTATATAAAATTTAACAGATTTGCAAATAGAAATTCATCGACTTCGGTAGATTTTCGCAAAACTTTTATAAATATTtgttagtttttcatatgtataCGTGTATTTATACCTTTAATTGTatcttattatttttcattgatttcttggaactaataattattttatgtaaaaaaacatctttagtttgaaaacaatcagataagatatatgtatatatcatgtaaaaacaattcaaaacattatttaatagtttgtaaatataatttttgtataaaaatataatagcTAAAAAtactataaaataattaaaaaatcaattttgaatcatattaattaaaaataattaaaataaatttttattcaaaaatttaataaataatttaaattttatttattacaaATTATTATTACTTTCAATTTTATGGGCAAAAAAGCCTTATAATATATGAAAATGAAGAGATAATAAATTTGTTATACATAAGGATGTTTTTGAAGATGAGAGAAAGTGAGATAGAGAATTGATGAggagaagagagaaaaatttatcTAAATATTTAGGTTTGATCGAAGATATTTTTTGACAGATTATAGTTATATTTTAAGCTTAATATttggacaaaaacttgtgtgagacggtctcacgtatcgtattttgtgataaagatattttatttgggtcatccatgaaaaaatattactttttatgctaagattattactttctattgggaatatcggtagggttgatccatctcacagataaagattcgtgagaacatctcacaagagacctactctaatatTTGTATGTAAATGAATTCAACTGAGTTATTAAAAGTTtattgacattttgaatacTTAGAGACTTTTGCagagtttttaaaaataaatgttgaATAACATTTTGACTTTtaaaactctacaaaagtctatTTCGAATATCATTATACTTCTATAGAATATATAAAAGTCTTGAAtactttaaacttttaaattctATAAAAGTGAataaaactcatcagatctccaACATTGAATACACCCAAGTTAATTGTAAAATTTGATTTGGTTATCTACGCATAATCttattattgattttaaaatataagctgttttattttaattgattgattttaaaaattttgataaaaaaattaaataaaatgttatCGATTTTCCCCAAAATGTatctaattatttttatatactaGAATGCAAACACCTAAAAGGGCCCCTAAATTTGGTTCAAATGGACGGATCCGAGCTCACACCTAAAAGTACCCTAGCACTATCAGAAGTCAAAACCCACGATCCCTAGCACTGTCCGAAGTCCAAGCCCACGATCCTTTAGCTCTGTCAGAGGCCCAAGCTCACAAAAGGCCGGAAGACCCGAGCCCACCAATGGGTCAGGAATTCGGAGCCCCGACTTGACAAAGAGATATAAAGATATTATCATCAATAGATAAGGATCTCGATGAATCGAGATTCAGGTAAATCCAATCAAGATAAGGCTAGAGTCATATCCGCCGTTGGTATAGGAGTCCTAGTGTTTGAAGTTTCTATCTCAGGTAAGACTCCATATCACTATGAGTCCTACTCCAGCAAGGTGACAAATCCCCCTTGTAAATACTatatatttatcatatttaataagcaaaattataaagaaaatattatgattCTAACTAATATGATATGAAACAACAGTATTAGGTTGACATcgaaatatttcaaattttaaaaattgatgtgggattcttgaatttgaaaatGTGTTTCAACTTTTACTCCAAAGAGAAGAAAAAACTGTGTTTCATTATCTGTGACGAAGTTAGACATATCATTTtgagtaataaaataaataaaaaatatttttattccaacccatatttctttttaattatgttatgtGGTTCAAGAACATGGTCATGGATAAACTACAAATTAATGGAATTCAGATTCTTTCTTAACATATTTTAGGGGTGAATATTTCATGAAGATGTTTATTAAGTAATCAGTTAATTGGAAATAAAGTAAATGTAGAATACAGTAGGAATGCACTCAAGAATTACATGTGCAGAATGAACTTCCACCGAGAAAACGAATGGGGGATTACAAATTTAAAGCTAGTTAAACATAATACAGATGGAATCATTGACAGTACAAAGCACGACTAGTTGCGAAAGAGTCGACTCAATCATATGAATTGATTGTCATGAGACATTTGTACTTGTTGCCAGACAACACCATCAGAGTGCTACTCTCAATTGCGACAAACCTTAATTGACCCTTATTCCAACTGAATGTCAACAACGCTTTTCTGAATTGtgatcttgaagaagaagatTACATGGATATACCTCCAGGTGTTATGCCAGAGCAATGAAGAATAAAGTGTGCAAGCTCATAAACATTTGTATGTGCTGAAACAATAGCCTCGAGCATGGTTTCATCTTTAGTATGATCATTCTTCgtttgttaatttttttgatGGAAATGTTATTGTTCTCATTGTCTATGTCGATGACATTGTACTTATTGGAAACCATAAAAGAGAgagtaaaaataatattttaaaaaaataataaggaaAAGACCTTAcctcataaatattttatgggcATGAAAGTAGACAGATCATCATATGGATCTCAGTTTCTCAAAGAAAGTATATCCtagatttgttgaaagaaaCAGGATGTAAGGTCGCAAACCAACTGACATCCCAATGAACAGAATGTCAAGATAGAAAATGTCAAGATAGAAACTAATGGAGATTGTGCCCCTGCTGACAAGGGAAGATATCAACATTTGGTGTGAGAACTCATATACCTTTCTCACATGTAAACTCGTATATTTTTCTCACACCTGACCTAATATTGGATTTGCCATGAGTGAGATCAGTCAACACATGAATAGTCCATCTGAGGAACATACGGAAGTAGTATATCACGTACTGAGATATCTAAAAAGAATCCCAAAAAAAGTTAACTCTTAAGAAAAACTGCTGTCAGGAATATCAATATTTACTGTGATTCAGATTCGGCTTGTTGTTCAATTGGCAGACGACCTACTTCCAAATACTgctcttttgtattgggaaatCATGTGACATGGAAAAGAAAAATACAACCAGCTATAGTTCGCAATattgcagaagcagaatatcatGCTTTGTTCAATGGAATTTCAGAAAGAATGTGGATTAAAATACTACTCAACGAATAGAGATTGGAAAacaatctttcaataaaattgATGTATGATAATCAGACAGTCATACAAATAGCTAGAAATCATGTGCATCACGATAGAACCAAACATTTCGAGATAGACAAACACCTCTCATGTGAAAAGATCGAGAGTAATATAATCCCTCTTCACTACTTTCTTTTCTCACTTGCTTGTTGCAGATATCTTGGCAAAAGCTCTTGCTTAGCCTACTTTTGAAGAGTTGAAGTCCAACCTGGGCTTGACAAACATATACCACTCAGCTTGTGGAGAAATACTGAATATTCTGTTTATTAACAACCAAGACTCTCAACATCGTATTATTAGTATGTTATAAAGGTAAATTAAGTTGAGATTACTTTCCATATGATAGGACTGATGTTAGATTTATAAATTAGATTGTATTATTCATTCTTTAATCAATAACACGTTCTATTTAATATATTCTTTCTATATTCTTCTACACTCCTACGTCCTAATCTCTATAAATATTCAGATAATATCACACTTAAACAGTAAATATATCGGAGATCCAACagaaatataaaattcaaatttattgaTTAACAGAAACACTAGACACATTGAAGCCAGTAAGACGACAATTACTTGACCAAAGTCCGACCCCTATACATACATTTCGAGGAAagtaaaaacaaaacaaatgttTCAAAATACAAAACAAATGGGCAGACGCGGCCGAAGTAATCTGCACAATGACGTTCTTTTTGGATACATTTGACTCTGATGGGAAATGACCAACGCCTCAAGAGCAACAAGAAGTACCAGCTGCACTCCCCCCTGTTCGATCTACAAGAACCATGCCCGATGGGTTTGTTGCCGGCTGCAGATGTGGCAGTTTCTTTGCTGTCGATAGATTCAACCAACACATGTAAACGAATATGCAAGACAATATTGGCCAACAAATAACACAGAAGCAATGTTATTCTGACTGAAGAATTAAAAGATGAAAAGATGAGCTAAGGACGGACTCAAAACTGTTGACTGCAACTTGATGCAAAAGTACaacgataaaaaaaatcaatcacaAGGAAAAACTAGAAGGAAAAAGCAATCGACCGAGACCAGATACTGTAATGTTCAGTGTGTGTAAGCAACTGCTCATTATATAATAAGTTATCAAGAATATATTCTGGCTATTCCATTCAGTTCAAAATAGTTACTTTTGGTtgttttcacactgtttctgtCAAGGAATTTCACAATATTCTAAGAAATTATGAACCTACCTATTTCATAAAAGAGGTCATTGACATTAGTTGCATCCTTGGCAGAGGTTTCCATGAAGAAAAGACCATTCTCTTGTGCGTAAGTTTGTGCCTCCTGCAttaaatattcacattttaCAGCTGATAATGGTGGATTGATGCTCAAATAAAGGTAAGTACTATGCCagagaaaaaaatttcttgtcAGATAGTACATTTCGGGTTTGAGATGGGATTTGATATGGTGTGCATGATTATAGGCTATTCTGAGGCCATAGAATGTGGTGGGCAACCACAATGTACCAGTAAGTAGGAACACATGTCGAAAAAAGTGAAAATGCTAGTTAATTGAGAAAGAAAGAAGTTTCACGTTACTGAACTAATGATCACAAAAGATTCGTGTTGGTATAAAGTTTGGACCATACATCAAGAACTGAAGAATTTTCATGCAAATCAATCGCCTCATTTATTACTACCTAGCTATAGGTTCAGTTATAGTGTTCAAGAATGGAACCCCGCAACAGTGTCGCTTGTGTTGCTGTGATGACCTGAACAACAAAATACCCGTGCCTCTGGAAACACTTGTACCAATTGTATTAAGATCTCGCCTTCCTCACAGCCAGGGTTTGCTGGTTAACATATAGTATAACCAGTTTGAAAATTTTAGTCCAAAAAAACACTACTTATAAATTACACATGACTAAGGCTGCACAAAGTTCATGAGCATGCTCAACAAAATATTAGCTTATTCTAAGCAGAAATGCACGAGACCAAATAAACATTCAAGTAAATCGAAATCAAGGAGGCAGACACGATAACACAACAAAAAGCAAGTGACTCCTTGCCTCTGCTGCCACCTTCCTTGCTTCCAATAAATCCACTTTATTCCCAGTAAGGGCCATCACCATATTTGGGTTACCTTATGCCACAAAACGAAAAAAAGTTGACACAAagaaataaaactaaataaataacaaaTGAAAGCAGAAAACCTACGGTaaatagatagatagatatatAGATAGATGGCGAGATTGAAATCTCTCCAAGAAACAGATACTAATCAGTAGCTTTTATAAAATCCTgtctcccatttccactttcAAAATTTTAGACAATATTGTGGTCTTCTGAAAAGAGGCTTTCTCTTTCCATAGACCATAAGAACCCTTTCTAAAGTAAATTAGGGGATAAAGAAAGATTCTTCTCGTAGGTAatgaagaaaaaaacaaaaggtTTAATCAATTCACTTTTTTCAGCCATCACTCTGATCCGTAAAATCATGAATATTAACACTTCCGACACAAGAAAAACCCACAAGTGAAAAAAGGTCACAATAGCTTCCAGCCAAATTAGCCTACTAGGTAAAAGGGAATTTACCTTGTGCTTGGAGCTCGTGAACCCATTTTTTGGCCCGATCAAAGGATGCCTACAAAGTCGACAGACTATTAAGACGAAAAGCATCACAATGTGCAATTTTAAATAACAATTTGTCAATTCACAACGAATAAAATCTTCCCTTTATAATAGTAAAAGCATATTGCTTTCCTAAGTGGTTCAGATCAAATTGTAACACAAAACAGAATAATTCATACATATCAACCAGCCAAATACAATTATGGCAGCAGCATCCTTACTTGATTTGTTATATCATAGACAATTATGGCTGCTGCAGCTCCTCTATAATACATTGGAGCTAAGCTGTGGTATCTCTCTTGACCTGCTGTATCCCATATTTCAAATTTGACAGTTGCGTCACTTACAGCGACAGTTTGTGAAAAAAAGGCAGCACCGATAGTTGATTCCTACAATATCAAGAATGTAAATtcaatctcaaaaataatgtaAATTCAATCTCAAAAAGAAAAGTATAAGTGCACGAATTACTATGaaatcaatgaaaataattttaatcaaACCTGAAATTCGACAAATTGCCCTTTCACAAAACGTAAAACTAGGCTAGACTTTCCAGCTCCAACATCTCCAAGAAGCACCTAGAGGCATAAATAAATATCTAAAACTGGTAGATGGTGGTAAAATTAAAATAGGGATAgaatataagaataatataaaCTAAAGTATAATATGCAACCTAATCAAGAGAGAGAAACAGATGGATACTTAACCATATTCTCattgaaaaaatagaaaaaatcaaCATAATTAAAGGCATCAGTGCCTAACAAACCATAATAACTATTTTTTTTCCCTGGTTTGATCTAACTACAAAACATCCAATCCAATCGATCAACATCCTCGTtaaacaacaaaatacaaaattattCATTCTCACTCAAACATTTATAACTAACACGCGATGTCATCCAATCTTTCATACCAGAATCGTTGATCATGGTGAACAAATAGAAACTGATACACCACCAATCAAAGTGGATAAGAATCTACTTTAAACTAAGGGAATTTAGCTTCATACAGGTCAAAATGTGCGTTACCTTGAGCTGTTTATTAAAGTTTAATCTCAATAATTTCAAAGTCGACTACTTTGATTTCTTGATGAGActgtaaaaattatttttttcaatcttGGGTGACCAAAGtgaagaaaaaaagaagaagtttACCTGCTGTTAGGACTCGTGTAACCTAAGCATGAGAGTAAGTCTCGATCTAGAATCATATTTGGTGACACGGATAATATCGAATACACAAATCCACAATTTAATGGGTCATTCAGAGTGATAAGAACTGAATTAATTGATTGCATTACCTACCAACAACTGACCCACAAATTGCATAGAAACAAAATCAGTAAAATATTATACCATCATCGGTTTATCATCATCatagaaaaaaatttacatataattgCCAAAGGTTGGAAATTAAGGAATCATGATTGATCAATCCACTGATCAAGAACTAGTGCGAACATAAATAGTCAAACTAAACCCAAATGTCTATAATCTATTTTTAGCATTAGCAACAATCCTTGTCGAGATACATACGATTTCAATTCTCGAGGTCAACAAATTAATTATattcagaagaaaataaagGAACCCCATACAATTTGAAGCAGATAAAGCAGACCCAGATTGAGAAATGCACTGAAAAAAATGCATGAATCAACCCTAAGAAAGAGGGGGGGCACCAAAAGAGATCGGACAACGTAAATACCAGCTTCGAATTAATGTTCTTGTGTCCGCTGGAGGCCATGAATCGAGTTCAAGAGGGGATAGGGACCTCGAGTTGGATTGTAGAATTGGAGAACTTCAAAGAAAAGTATCGACGATCACAGGATGGAAgagaattatttatttattttccttcttatttatttttattatatattaattaaagtcGGCGCAATTTGAAGTTTAGCatctattttttaatatttagatTACTGTAGACGACAAATGGACCTAGGGTTGCAAATACAAATTACTCGCAAGTAATTCGCTGCTCGAGTGCATAATATATGTAATTATGTGATATATAAttatagacaaaaacttgtgtgagacaatctcacgggtcgtattttgtgaaacatatctcttatttagTTCATccatatgaaaaaatattactttttatgctaatagtattactttttattatgaatatcggtagggttgacccctctcacaaataaagattcgtgagatcgtctcacaaaacctattcataattatataataaaatgagtctattttattttattgattacAAGTACCTAGATATGTGCAccacataaaataaattattctatcAACtctaaacaaaaaataaataaaatcgagTCGAATCAAGTCGAGCTCGCATAGTGTGTTATTTGAATTCGACGTGACTCGATTGCCCTCTACAGCagatacataaaaaaaaaatttgttatatGAGATTATATGTTTAAAGGATTAAAAAAGAATAAGGTGCTAGGATTTGGAGTGCATTTTTTGTGCTTTTTGCCGTGCATTTCATTTCAttcatttcaattaattattgttgaTTATAAAATAATCACAAGAAAAATTCGCATTTCCCAGGCGACGAGGATAACAAAATCAAATTATCAAGAAGAGTGGAGTACCAAAATCTCTCCACAAGGGTCACCAAAACACGAAATAAAACAGCAAGAAAGAGTCTAATGCAAGAAACTGGAAAAAAATTTCCCACAGGAGGCTGTTGTTGAATgagaactaactgatcaagaattATAAAAATTGTAAAATGGGCGAGGCTTGCTGACTTGATATGTTGTCGAGTATGAAAAGCTGGCTATGGTGGGTTCGGTAAACTCAGATTCTGTGATTTCGAAACCATCCCCACCATCGATGGAGTCTCATAACCCAAAGATGCAAGATTCCCCGAGTCACCCCGGGTTGTGGCTCTCTGCAAAGAGTGTGAACTTATACCTGATAGCACATAAGAACGGCCTGTACGATTGTAAATCTCCAAGTTTGCCATTCTTTCTCTAATTTCCATCAGTTCACATTGAAGCCAACTGCAGAGGCTGTCCCCGGCTTGCGCTGATGCAGAAGAAAGTAGAGTCGACATCCTGTTACTTAGCACGGCCTGAGCACCACTAAAATTTCCTGCATCGGCCATTTCTCGTGCCTCTGAGATACCATCAGCCACCCACAGTCGATTCCTCTGGCGATCTACCTCCAGGCTTAATATGTTCTCAGCCAGAGACAAAACCTTAGGTCTGGATACCTCAACCGATACGCCCTCCACCTGCATCGTCACCTTTGACACGATATCTTTAAACGAACATGTGATTTTCAGAAGCGACATTCTTTTTACCCATTCATCTCCTTTCAAAACTAGCCACGGTGGAATAGACAAATTGACAAGAAACTCTTTTTCCTCATCAGCATACATGTCTCCTATTTGTATAAGGCCTATTAGTCCCCCCTCTGAAATTTCCTTCGCATATCTTCCAGATGAAATCGATCTAATTCTCACTCCACTGGATGCTGATGAGAGAGTAAGCCGAAGCTCCTGAGCAGAAACACTGAGGAGACCACCAATACATCTAGCAAAAGCTTCTCGCATAGTGTCAACTGTttcaataaaggaaaatgtGCCACCTGACGCATCAGATATGCCATTCATAGCTGAAGAATCATGATCTGCACCGAACCCAAATGTGTGGATAGGGAGAGTAGGTAGGTGGGCATCGTTTACGGGCTCTCCATTTTGAGAAAAAACAAAAGCCAACAATATGTTAAAAACTGAAGTTGCAGTCGAGCAATTATGATTCTTTCGACCACGAATCATAGCATCATTGTGATATGTATCTTTTCCATCGGATAAGAGAATGATGCTTCCAACTGAATTTCTCTCACGCCTTTCGTTGAGAACTCGGATCCCTTTTTTTAGACCCTCAATGATATTTGTTCCACCAACCGCATGTAGCGAAGTGACGGCCTGTTTGGCATCTTCACGACCTGTATCAGTCATCCTAAGCAGCGGGAAAATTCTGCTAGCACTGGATGAAAAGGAAACGAGAGAAAGCCGGTCACCAGGTCCTAAGTTATCAATGATAAAATAAACAGCATGCTTCATAAGGAACAGCTTCGCACCGTCCATGCTGCCACTAACATCAAGAACCAAAACAAGATCAATAGATGCACGGTCCACTTGATCTGTGGCATCTAAAAGTGGTGGTGCCCGCACACCTACAAGAACTGCAAAGTCAGATACTGACTCTGCAGCAGCAACAGCCGGAAATTCGGGGAAGGCCTTGATGACTAAATTACTCGAGGGAGCACGAGCATGTTCAAATGCTGGTGTCGTATCTGTACGGATGACAGGAAGGGGCTCATCATCCGAATAGCGAGAGGGCTCAGGCTGTGCACGAGGATAGTTGTGATTTTCAAATGTGGCCTGAGGTGGTGAGACTTGGCCTTGGCCATGCGTGTTATGATCGGCGTTAGCGTTGATATCAGGAAGTTGAGATGGGATCTCTTTCCATTTCAAGCGGCAAATGGGACAAAGATGATTTCCATGCTTGACACTGCAAGAGATACAGCTGAAGTGGAAGGAGTGTGAGCATTCAGCTGTGAAAATGGCCTGGCCCAGCCCAATTTTCACTATCCCCAGACAAATAGCACAAATCTTCTGCAATCAAGAAAATATTAACAAGATCAATTGACAGTCTTTGAGTTTAAACTAGAGTTAAACACAAGTGGACGTAACGTGACTCTATCTGTAAATTTTACCAACAGCATATCATTTATTTGAAACCAGAAACAAGGTGATGCCTACTAGTAATAAATTGTACGCTTAGTAGCTTCGATTATGAAAAACTGAGCACAAAAATAGAGGACAACTCATGGTAGAGATATGCTATGAAAAATCCACCCAATCACATCCCAAAAAGACCCTTGAATTTGATGATCTTTTTGAGTCACATGTAGTCATTTAAGATATCTTTTCCACTACAAGTCGAATTCTTTATtagtaattatttaatataagtgGAATCACGAAACAGTGACGCCGCCACCGCTCAGTCtacgattatttattttatttacccCACCAAGAAACGTGACGAATCACAACACATCAATTACCAAATTTACCCTCACACCGAAGGCCACAATTAGACGCAAAGTCGAGGGGTGTTTGTGGCAAGCCAAAATTCATGCATTTCGTTTCGCTCTGAAATTCAGTTACCAAACACGCAAAATACTCGCAGATCTCTCGAGACCACAGCTGTCATTCTCGATGACGCACTTCTCAGTCAGGGGAGGAGAAAAGACAAAAACCACCGCGAGAACCAGTTACGCCGCCGGAAAATCGCGAAAgaacaataataataacaacgATCAAAGAAGAAATAGATGCAGCGAAACGGACCTTCGACGAAGAGCTGAGACTGAAGCTGCTGGAGAGGCGGGATGAGAAGGAGGAGGATGATGATGAGGTGGGAGGCCGAGATTTCGACTGATCGGGGACAGTTGGCGGAAGCTTAGAAGAGGGCGCCGCGGCGGCGGTTCCGGTGGCGTTTATTGACAACGTCTTCTTCAATTTGCTCCACTTCCCAGACATTGTTTGCGCGAATAATGATTGTTTGGAATTTGGATGATATTCGGAGAGATAACAGAGTAGAATGAAATTTCGAA
The sequence above is a segment of the Primulina tabacum isolate GXHZ01 chromosome 6, ASM2559414v2, whole genome shotgun sequence genome. Coding sequences within it:
- the LOC142548891 gene encoding ras-related protein RABF2a-like, yielding MASSGHKNINSKLVLLGDVGAGKSSLVLRFVKGQFVEFQESTIGAAFFSQTVAVSDATVKFEIWDTAGQERYHSLAPMYYRGAAAAIIVYDITNQASFDRAKKWVHELQAQGNPNMVMALTGNKVDLLEARKVAAEEAQTYAQENGLFFMETSAKDATNVNDLFYEIAKKLPHLQPATNPSGMVLVDRTGGSAAGTSCCS
- the LOC142548892 gene encoding E3 ubiquitin-protein ligase WAV3-like isoform X1; the protein is MLLKICAICLGIVKIGLGQAIFTAECSHSFHFSCISCSVKHGNHLCPICRLKWKEIPSQLPDINANADHNTHGQGQVSPPQATFENHNYPRAQPEPSRYSDDEPLPVIRTDTTPAFEHARAPSSNLVIKAFPEFPAVAAAESVSDFAVLVGVRAPPLLDATDQVDRASIDLVLVLDVSGSMDGAKLFLMKHAVYFIIDNLGPGDRLSLVSFSSSASRIFPLLRMTDTGREDAKQAVTSLHAVGGTNIIEGLKKGIRVLNERRERNSVGSIILLSDGKDTYHNDAMIRGRKNHNCSTATSVFNILLAFVFSQNGEPVNDAHLPTLPIHTFGFGADHDSSAMNGISDASGGTFSFIETVDTMREAFARCIGGLLSVSAQELRLTLSSASSGVRIRSISSGRYAKEISEGGLIGLIQIGDMYADEEKEFLVNLSIPPWLVLKGDEWVKRMSLLKITCSFKDIVSKVTMQVEGVSVEVSRPKVLSLAENILSLEVDRQRNRLWVADGISEAREMADAGNFSGAQAVLSNRMSTLLSSASAQAGDSLCSWLQCELMEIRERMANLEIYNRTGRSYVLSGISSHSLQRATTRGDSGNLASLGYETPSMVGMVSKSQNLSLPNPP
- the LOC142548892 gene encoding E3 ubiquitin-protein ligase WAV3-like isoform X2: MSGKWSKLKKTLSINATGTAAAAPSSKLPPTVPDQSKSRPPTSSSSSSFSSRLSSSFSLSSSSKKICAICLGIVKIGLGQAIFTAECSHSFHFSCISCSVKHGNHLCPICRLKWKEIPSQLPDINANADHNTHGQGQVSPPQATFENHNYPRAQPEPSRYSDDEPLPVIRTDTTPAFEHARAPSSNLVIKAFPEFPAVAAAESVSDFAVLVGVRAPPLLDATDQVDRASIDLVLVLDVSGSMDGAKLFLMKHAVYFIIDNLGPGDRLSLVSFSSSASRIFPLLRMTDTGREDAKQAVTSLHAVGGTNIIEGLKKGIRVLNERRERNSVGSIILLSDGKDTYHNDAMIRGRKNHNCSTATSVFNILLAFVFSQNGEPVNDAHLPTLPIHTFGFGADHDSSAMNGISDASGGTFSFIETVDTMREAFARCIGGLLSVSAQELRLTLSSASSGVRIRSISSGRYAKEISEGGLIGLIQIGDMYADEEKEFLVNLSIPPWLVLKGDEWVKRMSLLKITCSFKDIVSKVTMQVEGVSVEVSRPKVLSLAENILSLEVDRQRNRLWVADGISEAREMADAGNFSGAQAVLSNRMSTLLSSASAQAGDSLCSWLQCELMEIRERMANLEIYNRTGRSYVLSGISSHSLQRATTRGDSGNLASLGYETPSMVGMVSKSQNLSLPNPP